The Elusimicrobiota bacterium sequence TACGGATCGGTAATCCTGCATCGTGGAAACAGGCAGTGGATGCCCGGGATGAGTCCGGAGGGGTAATTGAAGCTGTTACTGATGACGAAATTGTTGAAGCGTATAAATTATTGGCGGGAAGCGAAGGCGTGTTTTGTGAACCGGCATCTGCAGCGTCAGTTGCAGGGTTGATCAAGAAAAGTAAGGACGGGTATTTTAAAGCAGTACCTGAAAAACAAAGAGGGAAAAAGAAAAGTGTGCCTATAGCAGTGTGTATCCTAACAGGTCATGGGTTGAAGGATCCTGAACGCGCAATAAAATCAACTGCTGTGGATTTAAAACCTGTGAAACCTGATATTGATGCTATCATTAAGGCTATTGGGTTGTGATAAATATTTTTTAGGAAATTAATTTGAAGAGAAGGAGAATTATTTTTTATGGCAGAAAATCAACCGGAACAAAAAAAAGGTGAGATACAAATACAACTAGATGAACAAACTGCGCAGGGTGTGTATGTAAACCTCGCAATGATAACGCATACTGACGCCGAATTTGTGATAGACCTTTTGTATCTCCAGCCTCAGGCGCCGCAAGCAAAAGTACGAGCCCGCGCAATAACGTCGCCTGTACATGCAAAACGGTTACTCCGCGCGTTACAGGAAAATGTTAATAAGTATGAATCAAAGTTTGGTGTGATAAACGAGCCGCAGAACGTTCCTTCACGTCCTATGGGCATGGCGTAATAAGATGAGGATCGAACTTATCTGCGTTGGCAGTGAGTTGTTAGTTGAAAAGGTTAACACCGATGCTCGGTTGATCGGTGAAAAGTTGCATACCATAGGTTTAGCGTTGTCACGCGTATCAACCGTTGGGGATGATATGGACGAAATGGTGAGCGTTTTGACGGACGCTATTACACGGTCCGACCTCGTGATCTTAACCGGCGGATTAGGCCCTACTTTTGATGATTTTACACGTGAAGCTGTTGCGAAAGTGCTTAACCGCAAGCTAATATTTAACCGTGAAGCTATGCAGATGATCGCAGCTTTATTTGCTAAACGTAACCGCGAGATGCCAAAAATTAATGAACGCCAGGCGTATGTTATCGACGGGGGGACGGTATTAATTAATCCCGCGGGTACTGCTCCTGGGCAGGCAGTTGAGTTTAAGTCACAAGGGAAAGTAAAGGCAGTAATCCTTCTCCCCGGCCCGCCTACCGAACTTAATTCAATGCTTAACACCAGCGCAGGGGTGTATCTAAAAGATAAGTACCGGCATGGGACCCGTAAAACGGTGGTATTCCATATTTTTGGTGAGGCGGAATCTGTGATTGATGAAATGATACGCCCGGTAGTTGATATGGAACGCAAGTTCGAGAGTGAAATGTTAACATTTGGTATTCTCGCGCATCGCGGGATAATCGATGTTAAATATACAGTAGCCGGGGATAATGAGTTGATGGTAGATAATCTTGTTAATAAAGTTAGGAAAGAGTTATTGGGTGTCATCGGGGGTATGGTGTATGGAGAGGATGGGCAAACCCTGGAGTCTGTCACCGCGAACTTGCTTCTAAAACACAAGAAAACTGTTGCTGTTGCTGAATCGTGTACTGCCGGGATGATAGCTTCTAAACTTACTTCCGTAGCGGGGAGTTCAATATACTTTAAGGGCGGGATTATTGCATACGATAATTCTGTGAAGACCGGGTTACTGGGTGTAACAGATGATGCGCTTAATACTCACGGCGCGGTCTCCGAAGAAGTGGCGTTACAGATGGCACGCGGGGTGAAACAAAAAATAGGTACTACCTGCGCGGTGGCAACTACCGGAATTGCGGGGCCCGGCGGGGGTACAAAAGAAAAGCCTGTGGGGTTAGTATATATCGGTATGGTTATTGATGATAAGGAGTATGTTGATAAATTCCAGTTTTTTGGGGTGCGTAACGACCTGCGGGAACGGTTTGCAATGGCAGCGCTTAATCTTTTACGTCAACGGTTATTATGATATTTGTTCACAAACGAAGAAGTTTATGCTAAAATTTGGAGGCATAAGATAGGCGGGTACATAGTACTAAGGAATGTATATTAAATGGCTAGGTTTCGTTTCGTTGCCAGAAGATACGAAATACTGTTGACAGTATTAGCCGCTGTGTTGTCAATCAGCGTGGAAGTGTTCTCGCGGTGTAGTTCCATTGACCCGAGCAGGTTACCTGCTGCAGCAACGGTGATTACCGTTCCAAAACCTGTATCGTCAGTTTTGAAGAAAACGGATGGTAAACTTATACCTAAAACCCCGGCACAGAGTATAGCTGCCGTAAAATATATTGCATTAACTTTTGATGATGGGCCGCATCCTGAACTTACGGATAAACTTCTTGAAGTTTTACGCGGTGAGAAGGTTAAGGCAACTTTTTTTCTTGTTGGGCAGATGATTGAGTTGTATCCGAATATTACACGCGCGATGGTACAGGACGGGCATCAGGTGGCGAACCATACCTACAGCCATCCTAACCTTAATATGATAGATACGGAACAGCTGAATGACGAGCTTAGTTATACAAAATATTTGTTATCCAGTTACGGCGGGGTAAGGACTAATATTATCCGTCCGCCGGGTGGGAATTATAATTCTAATGTTTTAAAGTTCTGCGAGGTGTATGGTTATAAAATTGTTTTATGGACAATTTTTCCGCGGGATCATGAATCACCAAAACCCGGGGTCATAGTAAAACGCGTAGTCAAAAATGCGCATGACGGCGGGATTATACTGATGCATTCCGGGATGAAGAATACGATTACCGCGTTACCCGAAATTATAAGGAAACTTAAAAGTGAAGGGTATCGGTTTGTCACTGTGGATGAATTGATAGAAAAAAATCAGAAGAATAATGTTGCAAAAAATGCAGGTAAGAGCGGTAAGCTTTCTTATACCGCGCATTTATCACAAAAAACGTGTTTATCCACCCCGTGGCTGCTGCCTGCAGAGTAAGTTGATAAAAATTAAATAAATAGTTTTCTAATAAGGTGTTTTATGGATATACAAAAAGTTTTGGGTGTGGATTATGGCACAAAACGTGTTGGCCTGGCAGTAAGCGATTATACTGCAACAATAGCGCAGTCACTGGAACTTATAGAGAAAAACAGTGCGTTATCTGCATCAGAAGGTGATAAAGTTGTGGTGGAGCGTATAAAGAGTATTGTTGAAACACAAAAGGTTAGTGCGATAGTTATCGGGTTTCCCCGGCATCTTGACGGGCGGGATGGAACTCTTGCCGGTACTATCCGCGCATTTGCGGAACAAGTGAAAACTGCAATTAATGTGGAAGTAGTTTTTTGGGATGAGTGGCTGACAACTTCTGCTGCGGAGAAAGTGTTGATTTCTGCAAATGTTTCCCGTGAAAAACGTAAACAAAAGATTGATAAACTCGCAGCTACGGTGTTATTACAAAATTATCTTGATTCAAGAAAGAAGTTGGGTACGCAGAGATGAACAAAAATGTTGTGATTGCATTAGCAGTCCTCGGTATCTTAGGAGCGCTCTTTTTTTTCTATAACCATTACATGATAACAATGAACACCGAGACTGTTGTCATAAATATTCCCGATGGCAGTACAGCAGATGAGATTTCTTCAGTCCTGAAATACGGGGGCGTTGTGCGGGATAGCGGGATTTTTTATGACCTCATAAAACTTCGACGTGCTGACCGTAAACTTCAAAACGGGACTTATTATATTGCACCGAGGCAAACTTTGAACGGGTTATTAAAGAAAATTGTTAAGGGTGACACATACCGGATTAAGATTACGATCCCGGAAGGGATGACCTGTTACCATATCGCGCGTAAACTTCAGGAGAAAGGTGTTGTCGCGTATAAGGATTTTGTGGAAGAAGTTATGCGGTCACAGGCGGAAGGGTACTTATTCCCGGAAACATATTTTTTTGATATCCACAAATCCTCGCCTGCTTTAGTGGTAAAAACAATGACTGAACAGTTTGAGAAAATGTATGGCCCCAAACTTCAGGCAAGAGAGAAGGTTGTGGGATTAACGCGTACACAAGTAGTGATCCTTGCGTCATTGATTGAGAAAGAAGCACGGACGGAGATTGACCGCGGTATGGTATCCGCTGTGTTCCAAAACAGGTTGAAGAAGCGTATGTACTTGGAATCCTGTGCGACGGTACAGTACGCGATAGCATTACTTTTTGACCCTTCAGGTCCATGGAAACAAAGGTTGGGGATTCAGGATACTAAGATTAACTCGCCGTATAATACCTACAAAAAAATTGGTTTACCTCCGGGGCCGATCTGTAACCCCGGGATTTCTGCCATAAAAGCTGCGTTGTATCCCGCGGAAAGTTCTGCAATGTACTTTGTTGCGGATAGCTCGGGTACGCATGTGTACTCCCGGGATTTTAAGGAACATCTTAAGAATAAGCGTGAACAGAAGAGAATTAAAAGAAGTATTGAAGCCCGGTAATGTAAACTTTTCAACTAACACAGGTGTCTAATGATTATGAAGAACAGTGATGGTACTGATGTGAAGAATATAAATGCAGGTGCATATGCTTACGATAACGGGAGTACGGATGAACAGATTGCACGGGCGTGTAAACACGGTGACCTCCAGGCATTTGAGTTGCTGGTACAGAGGTACCAAAAACAGGTGTTACACCTTTGCTACCGCATAGTGAATGATGTTCATGCAGCGGAAGATTTAGCGCAGGAATGTTTTTTGAAATTGTATCTTAATATAGAACATTATCGCGGGGATGCTGCGTTTAAAACTTGGTTTTATAGTATCACGATTAATGTATGCAGGACGTACCTAAAAAAAAGGTTTGTCATTGACAGGCTGCGTGGAGCGGGGTTATATCCGCGTAACGGTGATGATAAAATCGAAGATAAACCAGGGCATGATGAACACGATATTTTACTGAAGCTGCAGCTTGAGGCCGCGATTGCGCGGTTACCGGTAAAACAAAGAGAAGCGTTTGTGTTGAAGCATGTGGAAGGAATGAAGATATCAGAGATCGCGGTAATACAACAAACGGCGGAAGGAACGGTCAAAGCGCATCTTTTCCGCGCGGTGAAAGCGTTACAAAAGTATGTGGGGAATGAGTAATATGAAAAAAAAGAGTGAATGCTTAAAGGTGTTGTTGGACCTCACGGGGTATTGTTATGGCGACTTGGAATCGGGCGCTGTTGAATCAGTTAAGGCGCATCTTGAGAAATGCGGGTCATGTAAAAGTGAGTACGAAAAAATGAAGTTGGTTACGAATATTAAGTTGGAGATACCACGGCAGATTGAAGCAAAGCCGGAAGCGTTTTGGACACAGCAAATAATTGATATCTACAACAAAACTACAGCTAGCCAGATTGATAATGCCAAAATGTTGCCCCAGTGGCTGATCCCGAAAGTGATTATCGGTATAGCAGCGGTAGTGGCGGTTGTCATTGTTGGGCAGTGGTTGTATGTCAAACCAAGTATTAATGAACATGCGATAGTGTCAATAATAGAATTTTATGAAACTACAGATATCACTATAGCGAATGAAAGCGTGGTTAATTCAAATATATTAGAGAATATGTAAGCTTTATACAGGGGTTTCAGGATATAAAAAGAAAAGGAGAAAAGTGTGTATGAAAAAAAATGTGTGGTCAGCGGCAGTAGTAGCTGCTATGTTTTGTGTGGTAACAACAGGTATTGCGTTTAGTGAACCAATGCCATGCGGTGGGCAGGATGGCGGCAGAATGAGCGGCGGAATGCCGGCAATGCGGTGCGCCGGTGCGGGACAAGGTATTATGCCACAGGGTGGTGCTGGTATGGGTGACGGATTAGGCGGGTTTGGGCCGGACTTGCAGAAGTTAGGGAAGAAACTTAACCTTACGGAAGATCAGAAGAGTAAGATTGAATCTATTAAACGCGATGTTCAGAAAAAGGTTGTTAAAATCCGTGCGGATGTACAGATCGCGGAGATAGACCTTCAGGAACTTATGGATAAGGTGGATGTCGATGACAAAGCTGTGTTATCCAAAGTACAGGAACTACATAAACTGCGCGGGCAGATGGTGGAGCTTACCACCAGTGCATTACTGCAATCAAAGAAGGTGTTGACTCCGGAACAGCGGAAGATTATAAATGATATGCGGAAGCAGATGAGATGTAATATGATGCCCAACCGCATGGGTGATTGTAATAAAGACGGGAAGTTTAAGAAAGGTAACCGCGGCAGCCAGCATGGTTGTGAAGATATGGATGACGATGACGAAGATGAAAAAAAGAATGTTCCTCAGAGTAAATAATTGATTCTACTAAAATAACCCCTTGAGTTTGAGTAATCAACCGCAGGGGGTTATTTATTTGTAGATTACATTTACCTCCAAAATTGTTTATAATATAAACAAAATTACTTGTTGAAGAGGGGATAACAAAAATGCGTTATACCGGCAAAGTTGTAGTTCTGATATTATTACTTGACTTAATAACACTTTTACCGTTCGACGTCTTATATTCATCTGAAGTAACAGGTTTTACGGGTGCGACTTTGATGGATACTCAAGGCGCGGTGCGGGTATTCCATAGCGCTGAGAGCGAAGGCGTTGCTGCAGCTAAGGATATGATACTGGATGAAGGCGATATTGTGCGGACAGAAGATAATGGTAAGGCAGATATTTTATTTTATGACGGGACATTGGTGGAACTTGAAAATAGTACGCGAGTTATCATAAAAAAAGCAAATTATGCACCTGAACAAAACAGGTTGGATATTGAAGTTGTAACAGGGAAGGTTTTGGTTAATGTTGAGAGGTTGGAGAAAGCGCCACGGACAAACGCTGTGGTCTATACACCCGCAGCTGTTATGAATCTGCAGGAAGCACATGCGGTAATTATCGTGGAGAAAGGTAATTCCACGGTAATTGGCTTGTTTTATGGCGAGGCGGAAATTAGGTCAGTAGTAAGTACCGGGAAAACAAAAAAAATGCATCCTATCCGGGTGTTCACTAATTATCAGGCCACAGTGTTTGCGGGGAAACAACCTGAGGCGCCGGTTGGGTTAATGCCGTATCTTAAGGTTTATAAACAGCAGATCGGGGTATTCCAACAATTTGCGCAGTCTAACCGTAAAATGTTGAGGTCAATAATTGAAAAACGTAAGAAAACTGATGCTGAATACATTGAGTACAAAGCAAAGCAACAACAGGATAGGTTATCAAAAGAAATTCCTGTAAAGAAAGATAAGAATAATAAGAGGAGGTAGGTTGTCTTCAATGAGCCAAAACACTAATGGCGTTGCAAAAACGTCTGAGAGGTTGTTGTCATTAGATTTTTTTAGGGGGTTAACTATTGCGGGTATGATTTTGGTTAATAACCCGGGTAGTTGGTCATATATTTATCCGCCGTTGGAACATGCGGAATGGAACGGGTGGACACCTACGGATTTAATTTTTCCGTTCTTTCTGTTTATTGTTGGGACATCAATGGCGTACTCGTTCGCTAAACGTTTGGAAAAAGGTGATAAATTCTGGGATATGTTCAAAAAAGTTATCACCCGGTCATTGATATTGTTCGGGTTAGGGTTATTCCTCGCGTTTTTTCCCCGGGCAATAATGAATAAAGTGTTGTTTGATAAGTTTGATCTTGTCAATCTGCGTATCCCCGGTGTGCTGCAGAGGATAGCATTATGTTTCTTCTTTGGGTCGTTGATTATCTTGAAATTAAAAGAAAAGTGGCAGTATATAGTTACTGGCGCGTTAATGATAGTGTACTGGCTTGGGATGCTGCTTATTTGCGTCCCGGGATATGGTGCCGGGGATTTTAGTTTACAGGGAAATGTTTGCGGGTACCTTGACAAGATAGTGTTTGGCCCGACGCATCTTTATATAAAAAATGCAGTGAAAAATTTGTATTTTGACCCGGAAGGGTTTTGGAGTACATTACCGGCAATCGCGACGACGATGTTTGGATACTTCACAGGGCAGTGGTTGCGCAGTAAGGATAGTGCGGAAGATAAGACGTTACGGTTATTTATTAACGGTAATGTTTTCATAGTTTTTGGTGCTGTATTAGGGTTGTTCATCCCGATAAACAAACAGTTGTGGACACCGTCATATGCTGTGTTGATGTCGGGAATGGCTATGGTATTCCTCGCGATGAGCTATTACCTTGTGGATGTAAAAAAATTTCGGTTTGGCGTTATGCCGATGGTATGGCTTGGGACTAATGCAATCACTGCGTTTGTCGGGTCAGGCTTACTTGCGCGGGTGTTTATCTATTTTATTAAACTTCCGCTGGAAGCTGGAAAGGATCCGGTAGGGCTTAACACTGTTATATATAAAACTTTGTTGGTACCCTGGGCGGGTAATCATTTCGGGTCGCTAGTCTGGGCGCTTCTTAACGTTGCGGTATGGATTGGGTTGATGAAGTTATTATATGACCGCAAAATATTTATTAAGGTGTAATCCCTAAAAAAAGTTCAATTCATGGAATTCATAC is a genomic window containing:
- a CDS encoding DUF3467 domain-containing protein; its protein translation is MAENQPEQKKGEIQIQLDEQTAQGVYVNLAMITHTDAEFVIDLLYLQPQAPQAKVRARAITSPVHAKRLLRALQENVNKYESKFGVINEPQNVPSRPMGMA
- a CDS encoding competence/damage-inducible protein A gives rise to the protein MRIELICVGSELLVEKVNTDARLIGEKLHTIGLALSRVSTVGDDMDEMVSVLTDAITRSDLVILTGGLGPTFDDFTREAVAKVLNRKLIFNREAMQMIAALFAKRNREMPKINERQAYVIDGGTVLINPAGTAPGQAVEFKSQGKVKAVILLPGPPTELNSMLNTSAGVYLKDKYRHGTRKTVVFHIFGEAESVIDEMIRPVVDMERKFESEMLTFGILAHRGIIDVKYTVAGDNELMVDNLVNKVRKELLGVIGGMVYGEDGQTLESVTANLLLKHKKTVAVAESCTAGMIASKLTSVAGSSIYFKGGIIAYDNSVKTGLLGVTDDALNTHGAVSEEVALQMARGVKQKIGTTCAVATTGIAGPGGGTKEKPVGLVYIGMVIDDKEYVDKFQFFGVRNDLRERFAMAALNLLRQRLL
- a CDS encoding polysaccharide deacetylase family protein, which encodes MARFRFVARRYEILLTVLAAVLSISVEVFSRCSSIDPSRLPAAATVITVPKPVSSVLKKTDGKLIPKTPAQSIAAVKYIALTFDDGPHPELTDKLLEVLRGEKVKATFFLVGQMIELYPNITRAMVQDGHQVANHTYSHPNLNMIDTEQLNDELSYTKYLLSSYGGVRTNIIRPPGGNYNSNVLKFCEVYGYKIVLWTIFPRDHESPKPGVIVKRVVKNAHDGGIILMHSGMKNTITALPEIIRKLKSEGYRFVTVDELIEKNQKNNVAKNAGKSGKLSYTAHLSQKTCLSTPWLLPAE
- the ruvX gene encoding Holliday junction resolvase RuvX — protein: MDIQKVLGVDYGTKRVGLAVSDYTATIAQSLELIEKNSALSASEGDKVVVERIKSIVETQKVSAIVIGFPRHLDGRDGTLAGTIRAFAEQVKTAINVEVVFWDEWLTTSAAEKVLISANVSREKRKQKIDKLAATVLLQNYLDSRKKLGTQR
- the mltG gene encoding endolytic transglycosylase MltG: MNKNVVIALAVLGILGALFFFYNHYMITMNTETVVINIPDGSTADEISSVLKYGGVVRDSGIFYDLIKLRRADRKLQNGTYYIAPRQTLNGLLKKIVKGDTYRIKITIPEGMTCYHIARKLQEKGVVAYKDFVEEVMRSQAEGYLFPETYFFDIHKSSPALVVKTMTEQFEKMYGPKLQAREKVVGLTRTQVVILASLIEKEARTEIDRGMVSAVFQNRLKKRMYLESCATVQYAIALLFDPSGPWKQRLGIQDTKINSPYNTYKKIGLPPGPICNPGISAIKAALYPAESSAMYFVADSSGTHVYSRDFKEHLKNKREQKRIKRSIEAR
- a CDS encoding RNA polymerase sigma factor; the encoded protein is MKNSDGTDVKNINAGAYAYDNGSTDEQIARACKHGDLQAFELLVQRYQKQVLHLCYRIVNDVHAAEDLAQECFLKLYLNIEHYRGDAAFKTWFYSITINVCRTYLKKRFVIDRLRGAGLYPRNGDDKIEDKPGHDEHDILLKLQLEAAIARLPVKQREAFVLKHVEGMKISEIAVIQQTAEGTVKAHLFRAVKALQKYVGNE
- a CDS encoding Spy/CpxP family protein refolding chaperone, with the protein product MKKNVWSAAVVAAMFCVVTTGIAFSEPMPCGGQDGGRMSGGMPAMRCAGAGQGIMPQGGAGMGDGLGGFGPDLQKLGKKLNLTEDQKSKIESIKRDVQKKVVKIRADVQIAEIDLQELMDKVDVDDKAVLSKVQELHKLRGQMVELTTSALLQSKKVLTPEQRKIINDMRKQMRCNMMPNRMGDCNKDGKFKKGNRGSQHGCEDMDDDDEDEKKNVPQSK
- a CDS encoding FecR domain-containing protein — its product is MRYTGKVVVLILLLDLITLLPFDVLYSSEVTGFTGATLMDTQGAVRVFHSAESEGVAAAKDMILDEGDIVRTEDNGKADILFYDGTLVELENSTRVIIKKANYAPEQNRLDIEVVTGKVLVNVERLEKAPRTNAVVYTPAAVMNLQEAHAVIIVEKGNSTVIGLFYGEAEIRSVVSTGKTKKMHPIRVFTNYQATVFAGKQPEAPVGLMPYLKVYKQQIGVFQQFAQSNRKMLRSIIEKRKKTDAEYIEYKAKQQQDRLSKEIPVKKDKNNKRR
- a CDS encoding DUF5009 domain-containing protein; this translates as MSQNTNGVAKTSERLLSLDFFRGLTIAGMILVNNPGSWSYIYPPLEHAEWNGWTPTDLIFPFFLFIVGTSMAYSFAKRLEKGDKFWDMFKKVITRSLILFGLGLFLAFFPRAIMNKVLFDKFDLVNLRIPGVLQRIALCFFFGSLIILKLKEKWQYIVTGALMIVYWLGMLLICVPGYGAGDFSLQGNVCGYLDKIVFGPTHLYIKNAVKNLYFDPEGFWSTLPAIATTMFGYFTGQWLRSKDSAEDKTLRLFINGNVFIVFGAVLGLFIPINKQLWTPSYAVLMSGMAMVFLAMSYYLVDVKKFRFGVMPMVWLGTNAITAFVGSGLLARVFIYFIKLPLEAGKDPVGLNTVIYKTLLVPWAGNHFGSLVWALLNVAVWIGLMKLLYDRKIFIKV